A single window of Leptospiraceae bacterium DNA harbors:
- a CDS encoding Eco57I restriction-modification methylase domain-containing protein: MFEQLEYETFTKKGDIYRLFYERQIELMCKGGYGFFITSNSWMKSQYGAALRNYLLGHSNPLLLLNFEDTQIFDAAIVDPNMLLLEKEPYAKQLEAASITSEYKVGSNLFNFFERNKMHLVSFLTMNGA, encoded by the coding sequence TTGTTTGAACAATTAGAATATGAAACATTTACTAAGAAAGGAGATATTTACCGTTTATTCTATGAACGGCAAATAGAACTTATGTGTAAAGGTGGTTATGGATTCTTTATCACCTCCAATTCCTGGATGAAAAGTCAATATGGTGCTGCATTACGAAATTACTTGCTAGGGCATTCTAATCCACTACTTCTATTAAACTTTGAAGACACTCAAATCTTTGATGCGGCAATTGTAGATCCTAATATGCTACTACTAGAAAAAGAACCTTACGCAAAACAATTAGAAGCCGCAAGTATTACTAGTGAATACAAAGTAGGTTCAAATTTATTTAATTTTTTTGAAAGGAATAAAATGCATTTGGTATCCTTTCTAACGATGAATGGAGCGTAG
- a CDS encoding TonB-dependent receptor, whose protein sequence is MNIFKNIRFIAIFLLFVLVQSLIADGSTSNTIYIGTFLPYKSKEDVANRDLILENLKSELTAKGFEVKTLTGSNAENLKTAKDNNAKFYLSGYYTRKPNGNLLIYGHVYNPDKGNIIDAINISDSLGDLSEVELPPEEIKIEDKVVSDRFSKKFSNKVKFNTARKENAENVDEYVKSLPIGKELNLPVVAVESKASDDVFKLLQQTEVVTASRTKESLIDVPATTMVITEQDFKNRGYTSLQDIFNDLPGFDVIGLGGSDPINLYQRGYRTPYTSRTLLMIDGIIQNDLWTQVGTVDRTYPISGIKRVEIIYGPASAVYGPNAFQGIINIITKTAKDNGGKALTGRASLMYGTGPNWTMDGHATSQIGELGIAVSARTTQGEDENNNVKGKGFSSPFFLRNPNIWGPVLFYGDLGKPFGTYRDSVNNWGTILSATYKTLKIGSNLSNKDESYGGHYPGDKAQTNAYWSKRLVNVYAENTVEITPKLTSYTLALARDTSTYGTWAEADGSSLTKPSYVSITNWRNVNSSILVNQNIEYKVNDNLKILAGLKYEAKKLTKFYDIPGYWWGSTYFSSVDALNPNVNKGVDKDPLHQNGGYSVYLSTDPIMLKGPSGRGRMPEENMIGTYDRGGFLLSIIDIGKFRFSPGIRYDENSVYGKALNPRITAIYKLQEQTAIKLLYGEAFNEPPPLLLYGGFSGRVSDANLRPEKVKTTELVLMRQGKQISNEASFFYSRYEDVIRESGPNGGRRRIYGLEYKFKWNFNNFITNSLPISFYTYYTYTLAQSDTYYDHNMKQWKEGTTPLGQYEYLYQGNKVNNPLGAYYDGPASYIPRERKFTNLGDVAPHKINIGINLPIKETFILNFRGNYVSAREFYSRNVLNNNGPLPDIEAETLLRRSAQQEQKRLDPYFVIDTGFTYNFKELGFFTFKIMNLFNEYYVHPGVGNANAGNYYYARSTGYDSSILPQPGRSFMMNLTITF, encoded by the coding sequence ATGAATATTTTTAAAAACATTAGATTTATAGCCATATTTCTTTTATTTGTATTGGTTCAGAGTCTTATTGCAGATGGTTCCACATCTAACACAATTTATATTGGAACTTTTCTTCCTTATAAATCTAAAGAAGATGTGGCTAATAGAGATTTAATCCTAGAAAATTTAAAATCAGAGCTAACTGCAAAAGGTTTTGAGGTAAAGACTTTGACTGGCAGCAATGCTGAGAATCTGAAAACTGCAAAGGATAATAATGCTAAGTTCTATTTGAGTGGTTACTACACACGAAAGCCAAATGGAAATCTGCTCATCTATGGTCATGTCTACAATCCAGACAAAGGAAATATTATCGACGCAATCAACATTTCCGATTCGCTTGGAGATTTGAGTGAAGTAGAATTACCTCCCGAAGAAATAAAGATAGAAGACAAAGTAGTAAGTGACAGATTTTCTAAAAAGTTTTCCAATAAAGTAAAATTCAATACTGCCAGAAAAGAAAATGCAGAGAACGTAGATGAATATGTAAAATCTCTCCCAATAGGTAAGGAACTGAATCTGCCAGTAGTTGCTGTCGAATCCAAAGCCTCTGATGACGTTTTTAAGCTATTACAGCAAACAGAAGTTGTGACGGCTTCTAGAACGAAAGAAAGCTTGATAGACGTTCCTGCGACTACAATGGTCATAACGGAGCAGGATTTTAAGAATCGAGGCTATACAAGCCTACAAGATATATTCAATGATTTACCTGGTTTTGATGTCATTGGTCTTGGTGGATCTGACCCAATTAATTTATATCAGAGAGGCTATCGAACTCCCTACACCTCAAGAACCCTTCTAATGATTGATGGTATTATACAGAATGATTTATGGACTCAAGTTGGAACTGTGGATAGAACTTACCCAATCTCTGGAATCAAACGTGTTGAAATTATTTATGGTCCTGCTTCTGCTGTGTATGGTCCAAATGCGTTTCAAGGAATCATTAATATTATCACAAAAACAGCAAAAGATAATGGTGGAAAGGCATTAACGGGAAGAGCAAGTTTAATGTATGGAACCGGACCCAATTGGACTATGGACGGACATGCGACTTCTCAAATTGGTGAATTAGGAATTGCAGTTTCTGCCAGAACTACCCAGGGGGAAGATGAAAATAATAATGTGAAAGGGAAGGGATTTAGTTCTCCCTTTTTCTTGAGAAATCCAAATATCTGGGGACCGGTTTTGTTTTATGGAGATTTGGGAAAACCTTTTGGAACCTATCGGGACTCTGTCAATAATTGGGGAACAATTTTAAGTGCTACCTATAAGACATTAAAGATTGGTTCTAATCTTAGTAATAAAGATGAAAGTTACGGTGGACACTATCCGGGTGACAAAGCGCAAACAAATGCTTATTGGAGTAAGAGGCTTGTAAACGTCTATGCAGAAAACACAGTAGAAATAACTCCTAAGTTAACTTCTTATACTTTAGCACTAGCTCGTGATACATCCACTTACGGAACTTGGGCGGAGGCAGATGGTTCTAGTTTAACGAAACCATCGTATGTAAGTATAACGAATTGGAGAAATGTAAATTCTAGTATCTTAGTAAACCAAAACATCGAATACAAAGTGAACGATAACTTAAAGATTCTAGCAGGTTTAAAATACGAAGCTAAGAAATTAACTAAGTTTTATGATATTCCAGGGTATTGGTGGGGCTCTACTTATTTTAGCTCTGTGGATGCGTTAAATCCAAATGTAAACAAAGGGGTTGATAAAGACCCACTTCATCAAAATGGCGGTTATTCTGTTTATTTGAGCACAGATCCTATTATGCTAAAAGGTCCTTCCGGTCGGGGCAGAATGCCGGAAGAGAACATGATTGGAACCTATGACAGAGGTGGATTTTTATTATCGATTATTGACATTGGAAAGTTTCGATTTAGTCCGGGTATTCGTTACGATGAAAACTCTGTCTATGGTAAAGCTCTAAATCCAAGAATAACGGCAATTTATAAACTGCAAGAGCAAACAGCCATTAAGTTACTATACGGAGAAGCATTTAATGAGCCTCCTCCCCTTTTACTTTATGGAGGTTTTTCTGGTAGAGTATCCGACGCAAACCTAAGACCTGAAAAAGTGAAAACAACAGAACTTGTTTTAATGAGACAAGGGAAACAAATCTCAAATGAAGCTTCCTTTTTCTATTCAAGGTATGAGGATGTAATTAGAGAGTCCGGTCCCAATGGAGGAAGAAGAAGAATTTACGGTCTTGAATATAAGTTCAAATGGAACTTTAACAATTTTATCACAAATTCTTTGCCTATCAGTTTTTATACATACTACACTTACACTCTCGCCCAATCGGATACATATTATGACCATAATATGAAACAATGGAAAGAAGGGACAACTCCCCTTGGTCAGTATGAGTATTTATACCAAGGAAATAAAGTGAATAATCCTCTTGGTGCATACTATGACGGACCTGCTTCTTATATTCCTCGTGAAAGAAAATTTACAAACTTAGGTGATGTTGCTCCTCATAAAATAAATATTGGAATCAACCTGCCCATAAAAGAAACCTTTATCTTAAATTTTAGGGGCAATTATGTAAGTGCACGAGAATTTTATTCTAGAAACGTCCTAAACAACAATGGTCCATTGCCAGACATAGAAGCGGAAACTCTCTTAAGGCGCTCTGCTCAACAAGAACAAAAACGCCTAGATCCATATTTTGTTATTGATACAGGTTTTACTTATAACTTTAAAGAGTTGGGTTTTTTTACATTCAAGATCATGAATTTGTTCAATGAATACTATGTGCATCCGGGGGTAGGCAATGCTAATGCTGGAAATTATTACTATGCAAGATCAACAGGCTATGATTCCTCTATCCTTCCTCAACCCGGTAGATCTTTTATGATGAATCTTACAATTACTTTTTAA